The genome window TTCACTTGTTGACTGCGGCACTGCACATTAAAAATGGATCACAAGTGCGGGCCAGACGGGCGTGCCCTAAATggagcgcacgcacgcacaaggGGGGGCGTGGGCCGATGCTGCAGTGCAGGTGGTCCGGCTTGAGCTGGGCTGCAGAGACCACGCCCTGAATGCCTCGTGTGCAACATGAGAGTGGCATCATTGCCTTTTTCCTGATTTAATGTCAACATTATAAATAAGGGTGGGAAAAGTACACAAATTTGAAGACAAGTATAAAAAtgataagaaaaaatatttaacattttattattctattaattattttttcattattatatgATTCTTTATTATtctatttgtattattattattaagtatAATAAAtgataagaaaaaatatttaacattttattgttctattaattattttgtaaattagAATTCCATTTTTCCACATCTGAAAATGTCCTGGCTCATCTGTACAATTTAAAAGTCTAATAACGCCCTCGTGCATAAAATTTGACCCGCCCATGTCTGGTAAAGATCCTCACATGATCACACCACACCATTGCAACatgtcgatttttttttttacttcaccaCGCctccactaggtggcagtagACACCGCAGAACAAATACTTGAGTCATGTGTGGACTCACCCGTCCAGCTGAGTCCCAGATGGTCAGCGACAATGGCCATGCGGAGGTCCGTTCTCTCGCAGGGACTCTGAGGACCTAAAACCGGGCAGTGcagcacaaaaaataattagaaaTTGCAGCTGGATGAATAAATCTAACAAAAAGAGAATGCTGAGAATGAGACGACACACAAAGGCGCTCTGGTGAGTCATTAGTTGTAGTGTTGGTGGATAAAACTAAGAAGACTAATTTGAGCTCACTGTCTCAACTTTTCTGGCCAAACTATTCTCAATCACTTTCAGTTGAAGAGTGGACACCCCATGATATTTATTATGATGCATAATCCATGCATGTGAGGCCAGAAAAGCACTTAGGGTGTAACGTCGGCTAATATTGTTAGTAGTTAAGTTTCACATCACAAACCATCAGGCAACATTCCCCCGGCTGACGAAAGCAACTACCGGCCGGCGCTTGACATCAGGAGGCTGAACTCACGCAAAGTGCCCGATTGTCAAGTTGGGGTCGATGAATTGTTTTCGTAGTGCACCCAAGAGTCCAAACATCACCAAGATCAGGCAAGCAGACTTAAACCAACACGTCACAATCTGACAAATCATCCGACAAATTGACTACTTTGAGAAGGCTAGAACTGAAAACCTAGACAACTTAAAAGAAAGACTTTCGCTAATTCCAGACCGTACCTTCCACTAAAATATCAAGAACAGAACTCACCCTGTGCAGGGCTTCATCAGACAACACAAGGATGACACAAACAAGAGAACGCTACACAACAAGAGCACCCACAACAGCTACATGCATAAGAGAAGATACACAAGGTGTTTACAAAAAGTTTACAAACTAGTCGTGTTTGCCGTGACGGGAATCGTGATCAAGCTCACTCCCTTCATCCTTCTGCTCCTCCCACTCGATTGTCGGCCTACTCTTCCTCCACAGGGTGGAGGGTGTGGATGTGGTGCCAGTGGTGCCGATGCAGGTGGAGCTAGCGGTGCGTGCAGGGCAGAAACACCTAGAAGCTCGTCTAGATGGTTCTGAAAAGGACGTGTCCCTGCAGTTCTCTCGGTCTTCAATGGAAGGTGATGCCCGGTTCTGACTTTTGTTCAGATTCCTTGGGAATGGTTGGGTCCAGAAAGTAACCTATCGATATGTCCTTTGCTTGAGTGTTAATATGAATCTTAATTGTGCGAGTCTCCAATGGCTTTCACTACTGGGATTTTAgatcaaaaaaatcaattctgTCAAAACCTGGACTTGCATATGTCTCTGGATTCTGTGCTTCTTAATGCTACATTcgtaaaaatgaataaataagggTAATATCGATACCAGAAACCTAAAACTGCCAATCTGTGATCTTAAATAAAGTGGAGGTCGCTACCGGTGTTTAGTGTTTGTTGGTCGGTCACTTCTTGAGAAGGTGCAGAGGGAGAATTTGGGTTACCCAAATCCTTGAAAGTGTCCAAAAGTTTGTCCAAAGGACTTGTGTCATTTATAAAATAATCTGTTAGATAATTCGAGCAATTTGCATAGTTTACAAGATCAGAATTTGAACCTGAAGCTATGATATTAAAATCATCTAAAGTGCTTGGACAGTCAAAATGACTTTCAGTAGTCTTATCAGATGTTCTGAATGTGGTGAATTTGGTGTTGGTGGTTGTGTCTCCGCCAGCGGCGTTTGGTATTTCTAACGGGACCGTAGTCGCCTGTACAGGGACTTGAGGGAAAACTACAGGGACACACATGGGGTCTTGATCGCTGTCGTCTACCTCTGTGTCCCTGACCCTGTACTTGCCCGCGGCGTAGGAATGCTCACCAATTTGAAAAAACTGGAGCCTCTCCTCCACCATGTCCCTCTTGCTCATGTCAATCGCACCACTGCGCGTCATCTCAAACATCTTTCCCTCGTGGAACGGGAAGGGGTTGGGCTCACTCGTCGGCGTGCTATCGTCCGTCGGCGTGCGAGCAGGGGTGCTGTCAGGCGTGGTGGCTTGAGATTGCTCGTCGACGGCTCGTCCGAAAGGCTTTGGCTCACCGTTGCTGGCCTGCGTTCCTCCCATGTCGACGATATCTTCTTCAGCGCCTTTACTCGGCCAGGGGTCAAAGTCCAACCCTTTGGTCGCAACAGTCTTAAATGGTGAATTGAACTCCTCTTCTAACTTATAGCTAAAGTATGTTTCTGAAAATCCCTCTTTAGCTGAAAGTTTCTGTCCATTCATATCAACGCTGTCTTTTGGAACATCATTCCCACCATCTGATGCTATGTCTTTCTGGTCCTTCAGACATTCTTCTGGGGTTTTCTCCTCTTCAATAACTTCTAGTTTAGTTTGAGGAAAAGAGCGGTCTAAGGGCCTGAAAGAGTCCGTCGCCCAGACATCTCGCCTGCTGTCCAGACCGGCTAAGGATTTCAAGTCGGCTTGTTCGTACATACCATCGTCCTCATCTTGAAGGTCGTACCCATCTAGGGAGTCTATCTCTGTGGCATCAGTGTCGTGAGAAAATTCAGCTGTTGTGGCTAGCGAACAGTCCGTTATGGACTGGTCGTTTCCGTTTTGTTCACATTCATAGTCCTCCCCGTTGCCGTTGGAACCATTGGAACCGTTAGAACCGTTGATTCCAATCAGAGGTTCATTGttgtttccatttttgtcatgttttttctgGTTTTCCTTCTCCCTCCTCTGTTGATCCTCTTCCCGAGGAGCTTTGAAAGTAAATTTCTTGGAGGGAATCGGGTGAAAGACTGACTCTTCATCAGCGTCATCGTCCCCATTGGACTGACTGTCGTCCACCTCAGGCGGCACTGGGGAGGGGGGCTGAATACGTATTATTGGTTCAATCAGCATCTTCTCCTGTTCTTCCTGTAAATTCACCTCCATCATTTCTGTCTCAGTTTCTGACGAAGCACAAGAACCTTTTCTGTCTGGATCAGAAGTCTCTGAGAGGTCCAACGGCGGTGGAGGAGGAAATTCAATGTATGCAACACCTTTGTCTTTAGAGGTCTCCTGTCCAGCTTTCTCATCATATCCATTAAGGATGGAGCTATTCTCTAATCTCGGATAGTTATCAGTCATTAGCGCTTCCTgcatgttagcattagctaaGTCAGCACTGATGCTAGTTTGGATTCCAGGTGTGGTCTTTTGAAAAGAGATGATGGCTTTTCCTTGGTCATCTTGTTCCAATTCCTCAGGTACCTCCATGATTGGGCTGGGTTTATCTGGCATCAATTCCATAAAGCCATCAGGGGTCTTGGCGGTGAGGTCATAGCTGACCTCTTCAGAGCTGGGGGTGTCTGGCGTAACGGGGCTTTTCCCTGAGCTATCTATGAAGGATATCTGTTCTAGGGTGTCATCATCTGGGCTGAGGGGACCAAGTCCAGAAACTGACTTTTGTTTCACAGCATGCAGCCCCCCTTTGGCCTCCCTTTCAGCCTGGCGGCCAACCTGAAGACTAACATAAACAGGTAGCCTTTTAATGCCTTTGAAATTTTCTTTGGTTGCTGCGGCAGCTGGAGGCGTTATGACTTCTTCCAGAATGTCTTTGGAACAGAGTAAGTTATTCGAATTTGAATCTTTGGGGATGTTATCAAGGATttcaaatgtaacattttcatttggtaGGGTGGCGCTTGCCCCgaggcttttatttttagataaCGTGGGAATCTGTGAAGGTTTTGTTACCGGATATTTCTTAGGCGGGTCATTGTCATTAGAATTGAATGTGGTTCTTATAGGAATTTGAGTATCAGACTTTTTTCttaagtttttatttattacgtCGTCGCTATCTATTCTTGAAACGTCTGTTGTGACTTTGTTAGCGTCGCTATTTATCTccgaaaatgttttttgtggtGACACATTAGGGacgtttttgtttgaaaacagTTTTGGGGACTTGGGTGACGTCAAAGCGCTATCTGCTGCgtcttcattattattttggatTCTTTCCTCCTGTGATGTTTCAGTaacttttgatgttttttgatCTGTAAAAAAATGGTAAACTGGGAGTTTGCTTTCCTGTAATTTCTTTACAGAAGGTTTTGGTTGAACCGGAGGGGGTGTTTTGCTTGGCCGAGACTGGGGTTGTTTCTGAGACTCAGATTCAAACTTCATCCTCACAGAAGTAACTTTGGATGTTGATTTTATGTGGGAAGGAGAGGAGGGCTCAGACTCACAGGTCTTAGATTGTTGGCTTTTCTGAGGACTACTTGGCAAGCTAgaacttttcttttcagcaGGTAAAACTCGACCAAATGTTTTAGTAACGGAAGGATCCGCGAGTTTGGTTTTACTGAACGTTTCATCCCCCGCCTTAGTTTTTTGAGGGCTGCTGCATGCTGAGCTCGGCCAGGACCTGGGCTCTTTGAGTTCTCGTCGGACGGGCTTTCTTTCAGGTGACTGAAGTTCATCGTTTAGCTTTTCTGTTTTATCACGGAAAAATTGGGAAACCTCACAGAGTTTTTCTTCCGCTTCTTTTACAGTTTGATCAACCCTGTCCTCATAGAGGAGCTTGTCCCTGCTCCTGTCATGTTTATCCTCAGTAAATCTCATCCAGACTGCATGTTTGGGGCTACCTTGTTCAGTTGAATAATGGAGCACTGTAACTTTATCAAACTGGGGTGATTCGTCTCTTTGCATAAATGTTCCTGCTTTCGGGGAGCCATCTTTTGAGGACTTGGATACAAACTCCCTTTTAGGACTGTCTTGCTGCTCAgatgtttggttcctgtcagTCTTCATTGCCGAATCTTCTGAATCGTCTGATTGACGTGTCGAGGATGAGTCGAGTTTTTCGGAATGGAGCATTTTTTCAGCAAACCTGTAGGACTCGCCTCTGACCTCAGATAGCTCATCGTCACAGTATTCTATGGAATGCTGACTCAGCAGTTTTAGGGCTTTGTAGGAATCATCAGCTATGAGTTGAGCAGAGCTCGGCCGACTGTCCTCTTCCTGCGAAACCGGTGTATTAACACGAGATGTTTCCAGAAAATGGGGCAGGTATTCTTCAGCAATCagttcctcctcttcctgttgGCTCTCATCATAATCAAGCAGTTCCTTTATAGACTCCCCTTTATAGACGTACAGCTCAGGATGTTTCTTCGTTTCCCTGATATAAACTTCTGTGGGCTCGGATGTGCAGTGACCTTTCTCAATATGTACCTCGATTATCCGCTCGACTTTGGGTTTGGATTTATTGTCCCTGTCGAGAAATCTCGGCGACAGCTCGTCGCCTTTGACCGAGTCTTGGTTAGCTTTATGCTCAAACAGGCCCGCCAGTTCTTTGGACGGGTCCCGACCAGACTGGAAGGCTTTCATGATGTCTCGCACTGACATGCCTTCCTCAATCCCCTCTGTGGTGTCAGGCTTATGATAGACCATTCTGGTTGTCGTGGTAAtatgtgtttcttctttaaGACACATGCTCATTGAGTCCTCATCTGTCATTTGGATGGGGGCGACTGAGCTTCCTGAAGCTGCCCCTGACTCAGCAGAAGGAAGAGCAGACACAGGCTCCTCCACAAAGAAAGGCTCATCTGAGATGCTCTGACTGTAGAGATCTTCTAACCTGGTCTCAGACACACTGGGAGGGATGGAAGCATCAGTAAATAAAGGCTTGGCTTCTGTACTTTCTGCACTCTGGGGAGCAGAGGGGGTCTTTTCACTTCTAGTCTCAAAACCGCTGTCAGATAGCGGACTCTTATCCTGCTCATGAGACAGCTCCTCTGGGGATTCGAGAATGGTGTCACCCCCTGGATAAGCCTCGGCTAGTTTGCTTAGGTCTTTCTCGGACGGAGACCTGAGCATGCCAGACACCGGCGGaggcatttttaatttgtgctCCTGTATAGTCATGGAAGGCTTCAGAATgcgtttttgtttctcttcccCTTCCGTCTCCTCGTACCTGCCCTTCAACTCTGCCATTTTAGAGAGAGAGCTAGCCCCAATAGTGTTAGTTAAATAGTCGACCACTTTAGCTAAATCGAGGTCATTGTTCGACTGGTGCTTAAGTAGACGTGAGCTCTCGTCAGAGAGAACGTTTCTTCGGGCCTCCTCAATCTCATCTACAGAGAATTCCTCCCACCCATCCTCTACATTCTCTTTACTTTCATTCCCAATGTCCTTTTGTAGGATCTCGCTCACCTTCACTAAATCTTTCTTCACTTTCTCAACAAGCGTGTACGGCTCATCGTCCTCTAACTTGGTCTCACGAGGAGTGCTTATGCGTGACGTTTGGACCGTTTTGGCAGCCGTCTGTGGGTCTGTCTGTAAGATGGCTGTCATTCTCATCAGGTCTTCTTTCATGTCTGCTACATCTTTTAATATCTCCTGGTTGGAGGTGGCGGCAGTGTGGACGATGGGCGGCGTGATGTAGGGAGGCGATTTCAACTGGGAGTTAATTTTGGAGGCTGTAACGCACGACGACATGGAGGAAGAGGGGGAGGTGCGAAGGGAATCGGGAAGCGCCATTTTGAGAGAGCCTGGTCCTGGTTTAACGGGGGTCTCTGGCATGACGCTAACCAACGAGTAGACAGGTACGGTCACTGTGTTTGAGGTCACTGCAGGTACTGAGGAGGCGGCGGTAGATCTCAGAGAACTGTAAGCAGAACTTGCTGGAGCAGATCGAAGAGGGGATGACCGTGATTTAAGTGTGCCATAGCCTGTTGCGGAATAAGAGTCAATGGCTTCATTAATGGCGGCACTGATGCCAGATGTGGCTGCCTGGGTGGTGGCTTGAATCCTCTCCTGGAGGCTTCTCTCCGATAGGAGCCGAGAAGAAGGTGAGGAGGGCGTAGATGAGGACGAGGCATATTTGACAGGCGAAACGTTCCCATTCACCATGGACAATTCCGACGATGCGATGGTTGTCTTTCCGGTCGAGGTCAAAGATGACAAAGAGGTTTTCCCTCCTCGTGTTGACAGGGCTGAATCAGAAGAGGTCTTCAAAGACGACAGGGTGGAGAGGCTTTTAGCAGAGGCAGGACTTGCTGTGTCTATTTTAAAAGGCATACTCGAACTGTAGATGCTGTACGGTTTCTTTGGTGAGACGGGAGTAGTTGTGGACTTGGCCGGTACGTAACCGTTGGGTATGGCGTGAACTGGGGAGGTTCTTGACGTGTAAGGACTTTTGATAGAAGCAGGTTCTGTTGCAGATTTATATGGACTTCCAGAAGAAACAAAGGCGGGGGAAGCCTGGACAGGATACTGACCCTGCTGGATAACAGTTTTAATGGGCGATGGTATAGTCCTGTAAGACCTCACAGGGGACGAAGGGAGGATGTCGTGGGATGGTAGGTTGGTTGCTTGCAATGGAGATCCCATGCTGGCTCCAATTGGAGAACATGCAGGTGTTGGGGAGAAGGGCCAGGACGATTTCAATGGAGAAGCAGCTGCTGAGTTGGCTGGTGCATCGGCAGCGATGACGGGACCGCCCATTCCGCCGAGTTTCGCTTGGCCAGAGGCGGTAAGAGGAGCAGTTGACCATGGGGGGTAAGGTCTGGTTGGAAAGACAGGTTTGTGAGGGTGACCAGCAGGCAGTGCTCTTGCGGCTGGTGTGCTTCTCTCAACTGCTGTTTCTTCAGCGGAATTTAATGATGGAGAAATAAtgggaaaagaaatcaaaatggaTGTGGAGTAACCAAGAAAAATGGGAAAAGATAAGAAGAtgcggaggaagaagaagaagaggtcaGAGGAGGGAGAGTTGGTCAGTGAAGCAGTTCTGTTATTAAAGGAACAACAAACAGCAGTTTCATGAAGATATTTAGGAATTGACGGATTTCATTCAAAACTGTCTTCAGATGTTGCTCTCTCAAACACTGACAACAaccacaacaaaatggatgattgAAATCCAAGCCCAACAAAGcagcaaagtaaaaaaacaacgacAACAGTGGCACTGAATTGGCAACGGAAAGATGGCAGGGATGACTTCAAAAGCAgctcctcttttcagacatgAGACGTTCAGCGTATGGATTCTGCGTCTAATTTCAAACCACTTTAAAAGTGCCTTTTATCTGTTTGGTCCCAACCGATACACATGGCAAATTTCCTTTAACGACAGGTCAGACAAAccctttgccttttttccccccctaaaCTGACAAAATGTCCTCCAAAACTGACGTTTGGTCCATTTTGTCATGCACAGTCAGTAAAAAGATGGTGACAAGCCGAACCAGCCAAACTCAAGAACCCTCCTCACATGCATGGCTCACCCACATAAACCATAAAAAGcttcaaaattcaaatgggACAAACGAAAAAGTAAAGCACATGTTTCTTTGACCACCCCTGTCGACAATGAGAGAGTCAAAGAAAGAACAACCAAAAGCCGGAAGAACTCACAAGCACTGCAAAACAATTCCAAAAAccaatcatgcaaaaaaaaaaaaaaaaagatgtaccATGTCGTAAACAAGCATGTGGACAGTGCATGTTGTGTCAAGAAGAGAAACTTTACTACAACGCCTCGGacatatggattttttttaattttcttgttTGGGATGTTGTtagtgaaaatgacaaaactcaCTCAGTGCAGGCTCGGCCAGATAGCTGTAGCGCTTACGTAAGGCTAGTGAGGCAAAGGTATGACGTCGCTCGGGCTTTTCAGTCTGCAACAAtagcaaacaacacaagttGGCTATCAGGTGAACGCAACTTTGTCCTGACGATTTACAGATTGATTTTTGGGATGAAACAATTGGAACGTGGAACCAATTAAGTAATCTTAAAGGTATTACATTGGATTTATGATGTCATGCAAAAGTCAGCATTTGGTACAAGGGAAAGTGTTACATTTCCCTTGGGGGTAGCGGGCGAGAGTAAGCCTATGCTAAGCAgagcatggggggggggagggggagggagggtgtAGTTTACCTCATCCTCGCCATCTGACTCCATTTCCTGGTTCCCAAGATGCATTGCAGAAACGGGCGGCGAGGGGCGGGGCAAGGGAGACGAGTAACATAATGGAAAGCAGGAAGGGAGGAGGAAAACATCAGcgtgtggggaaaaaaaaaaaaaaaaaaaaagagagagtgaTTTACAGAAGCTCCAGAAGCCACTGTGggcaaatgcaacaaaaaaaaaaacaataaatcaaaaagCGCCATGAGAAATTGCGAGAACATCAATCAAGTCAAGCCAGCCTGAGCAAATGAAAAGTCtttagcccaaaaaaaaaaatccaacggaaaagaaaacagccaATGAGAAGCAACCACGGCGTACAATAAAGAACCAAGAAACATTAAGAGAAGCCTTAAACAGATAAAAGACACACTTTTGGaccttggatttttttttttaccctagCGCCACCGCTACTTCCCTGACGGTGAGGATGCTCATGGAAGtgacaagacaaaaatgatgacTTGATCTTACCTTTTTGGCGGCGGGTAACGTGATGTTCAAGTTGCACACTGCCGTTTGCGGCAGGCCTTTTGTGCTCTTACACTCTTTGAGAAAGGTGAGACGGCCGCACGGCTCCTGGCTGGGGTCTCGAACCTGCGGCCAGGgaggaaatttttttttatgccctGCTTTGTGTGTCCTAATTAAGTGATGAAACACGAAATGTTTAACCAAGCGGGAAATAGGATCGATTGTACACATCGGGTCAATCGATGCCTGTGAACggcgtccattttttttttttcaagtagtAGTGTGCATTTGTGGTACCTTGACGCAGAACGGCAAGCGGTTTTCTTTGAAAGCGTAGAAGTTGAGAACTAACTGCTGACCGCTTTTGGTCAGAGGGGTCAAGTTTCCGTAGCAATCCACATAAATGGGACGACCCTCCAGGACCTGAACACACCCAAAACCGGCCAGAACCGGAAATTTATAAAAGGTTCAAATACACAAGGATCCTTAAGAATGGGCACCTCAATGTCTTTGCTCCTGGCCACCTCCTCAAAGTTCTCCTGCTGCTCCAGGGTCTTGTCCACTTTGTCGTCGGTCATACAGAAGCACCTCAGCCTGGACTCCACCGGGTCGTTCATTTTGGCAAAGACAACAAACTTGGCCATGTAGGGCACGCAGATTAGCTCCCGGTATAACTGCGAGGCCAAGCCCACCGTCTCCGGGATTTGGTGGCAGTCGGCCAGCCAGAACCTGTTCAGAACCACCCGATAAGCAAATGGAAATATATGCGAGAAGAGGCCCGGCCCGGGTTCTCACCGTGCTGAAACGTTGGTTGTGAAAGACACGCAGTCGTTGACAAAGGTGAGGGGAGTCGTGCCGGTGATGTCTTCCCACTGTGCCGGCGACGTTCCACCTACAAGAGAAGGATTGGGTCTTGGGTTCTGGtaccttccaaaaaaaaaaaaacctcctaAAACCACTTCACCTGTGATGCTGCAGAGAAGGCGGAGGCAAGGTGTGCAGTCTCCTTTGTAGCCGTTGGAAAGGCCCTCGCCCGAAAGCGGCGGGACTGGGATGGTCATGGTGATGGGCTTGTGGAACTTCCTCCGTCTGGGCTCCACCGTCACGATGGGGCTGAAGGTGGCACGGTTGCCGAGGATCTTCTTCACAGTTTCGTCGGGTACCGGCTGAGCCTGAGAATCCAGAAAGGATCAGGGTATTTATTTCACGGGAAATTTGAAGGCCTCTAATGTGTGAGACTTACCTGAAGGCCAACTTTGATCTTTTTGGTAAGCGCCCCCTCGGGGAAGGAGGCCTGAACCAATAGGACGCTCCGGCTGCACACAGTCCCGCCCTCGGGTCCCATCTGATGCGTTTCCTGTCTGATGCGGGACACCACGGCAAAGTACTGTGGGAAATCTTTGGTGATGATGCGGCAGATCCTCTTCCTTTGCAACTCCTCTGCACTGTCCAGTTCTAGAAGAACATCCAATGACATTACAAGAAGTGACATTTAGACATCCTGACGTATTTTACCTTCATCCATGCCGTTGAGGAGCTGGCGGAGCTCCTCGGTCTTGCAGTCGTACAGATGCTCCTTCCAGGTTTCTCCGTTCTCGCTTCGCAGAAGGATCAGTTCTCGTTCTTGTCCTCGCATGGAACCAAAGTGGGGGATCTCCACGATCACCGGCCTGGTAGGGAAACGAATCGCATATTGACTCAAGCGACGTTCAAGGAAGATCTCAAAGTTGTTGCTCTACCATCTACACAGAACTAGAGAAGCACAGAAAGTGAACGTGTGAATGGATACGGGTTCTGCCGGGTGTTCAAGCCACGTTTCCACCAAGCGCTACAGCATTTTAAAATCCGCTTGGCAGAAATTAGGCTTTCCATTTGTTCAATGGC of Syngnathus acus chromosome 19, fSynAcu1.2, whole genome shotgun sequence contains these proteins:
- the LOC119137994 gene encoding ankyrin-3-like isoform X15; the encoded protein is MAHAASQLKKKADENLVAAEEEREKERKRARRRQRGGDVKKKTDVNACYLRAARAGNLEKALDYLKNGVDINICNQNGLNALHLASKEGHVEVVAELLQQGANVDAATKKGNTALHIASLAGQMEVVKELVTHNANINAQSQNGFTPLYMAAQENHLEVVHYLLEHGSSQSIATEDGFTPLAVALQQGHDQVVSLLLENDTKGKVRLPALHIAARKDDTKAAALLLQSDHNADVESKMMVNRTTESGFTPLHIAAHYGNINVATLLLNRGAAVDFKARNDITPLHVASKRGNGNMVRLLVERGAKIDARTKDGLTPLHCGARSGHEQVVEMLLSRSAPILSKTKNGLSPLHMATQGDHLNCVQLLLHHDAPVDDVTNDYLTALHVAAHCGHYKVAKVIVDKKANPNAKALNGFTPLHIACKKNRVKVMELLLKHGASIQAVTESGLTPIHVAAFMGHENIVHQLINHGASPNTSNVRGETALHMAARAGQSNVVRYLVQNGARVDAKAKDEQTPLHITSRLGKLDIVQLLLANGASPDTTTSSGYTPLHLAAREGHREVAATLLDQGASLGITTKKGFTPLHVAAKYGKLEVANLLLQKNAAADAAGKSGLTPLHVAAHYDNQKVALLLLKQGASPHASAKNGYTPLHIASKKNQLEIATTLLEYGASTNSVTRQGITPLHLASQEGNVDVVTLLLARDASVNAGNKYGLTPLHLAAQEDKVNVAEVLVNHGATIDPETKLGYTPLHVACHYGNVKMVHFLLKNQAKVNGKTKNGYTALHQAAQQGHTHIINLLLHHEASPNELTTNGNSALSIARRLGYISVVDTLKVVTEETLTTQTVTEKHKMNVPETMNEVLDMSDDDEMDCESICISYSCDDAMTGDTDKYLAPQDLRELGDDSLPQEGYMGFSVGARSQSPKVSLRSFSSDRSNALNRSSFTRDSMMIEEMLAPSKEMMLCKEKSFIVEHNKRLAMAKDGDSDSLKRYSWTPDATDNVNLVSSPVHSGFSSPLPQYDSRFLVSFMVDARGGSMRGSRHNGMRIIIPPRKCTAPTRITCRLVKRHKLASPPPMVEGEGLASRLVEVGPAGAHFLGPVIVEIPHFGSMRGQERELILLRSENGETWKEHLYDCKTEELRQLLNGMDEELDSAEELQRKRICRIITKDFPQYFAVVSRIRQETHQMGPEGGTVCSRSVLLVQASFPEGALTKKIKVGLQAQPVPDETVKKILGNRATFSPIVTVEPRRRKFHKPITMTIPVPPLSGEGLSNGYKGDCTPCLRLLCSITGGTSPAQWEDITGTTPLTFVNDCVSFTTNVSARFWLADCHQIPETVGLASQLYRELICVPYMAKFVVFAKMNDPVESRLRCFCMTDDKVDKTLEQQENFEEVARSKDIEVLEGRPIYVDCYGNLTPLTKSGQQLVLNFYAFKENRLPFCVKVRDPSQEPCGRLTFLKECKSTKGLPQTAVCNLNITLPAAKKEMESDGEDETEKPERRHTFASLALRKRYSYLAEPALKTAVERSTPAARALPAGHPHKPVFPTRPYPPWSTAPLTASGQAKLGGMGGPVIAADAPANSAAASPLKSSWPFSPTPACSPIGASMGSPLQATNLPSHDILPSSPVRSYRTIPSPIKTVIQQGQYPVQASPAFVSSGSPYKSATEPASIKSPYTSRTSPVHAIPNGYVPAKSTTTPVSPKKPYSIYSSSMPFKIDTASPASAKSLSTLSSLKTSSDSALSTRGGKTSLSSLTSTGKTTIASSELSMVNGNVSPVKYASSSSTPSSPSSRLLSERSLQERIQATTQAATSGISAAINEAIDSYSATGYGTLKSRSSPLRSAPASSAYSSLRSTAASSVPAVTSNTVTVPVYSLVSVMPETPVKPGPGSLKMALPDSLRTSPSSSMSSCVTASKINSQLKSPPYITPPIVHTAATSNQEILKDVADMKEDLMRMTAILQTDPQTAAKTVQTSRISTPRETKLEDDEPYTLVEKVKKDLVKVSEILQKDIGNESKENVEDGWEEFSVDEIEEARRNVLSDESSRLLKHQSNNDLDLAKVVDYLTNTIGASSLSKMAELKGRYEETEGEEKQKRILKPSMTIQEHKLKMPPPVSGMLRSPSEKDLSKLAEAYPGGDTILESPEELSHEQDKSPLSDSGFETRSEKTPSAPQSAESTEAKPLFTDASIPPSVSETRLEDLYSQSISDEPFFVEEPVSALPSAESGAASGSSVAPIQMTDEDSMSMCLKEETHITTTTRMVYHKPDTTEGIEEGMSVRDIMKAFQSGRDPSKELAGLFEHKANQDSVKGDELSPRFLDRDNKSKPKVERIIEVHIEKGHCTSEPTEVYIRETKKHPELYVYKGESIKELLDYDESQQEEEELIAEEYLPHFLETSRVNTPVSQEEDSRPSSAQLIADDSYKALKLLSQHSIEYCDDELSEVRGESYRFAEKMLHSEKLDSSSTRQSDDSEDSAMKTDRNQTSEQQDSPKREFVSKSSKDGSPKAGTFMQRDESPQFDKVTVLHYSTEQGSPKHAVWMRFTEDKHDRSRDKLLYEDRVDQTVKEAEEKLCEVSQFFRDKTEKLNDELQSPERKPVRRELKEPRSWPSSACSSPQKTKAGDETFSKTKLADPSVTKTFGRVLPAEKKSSSLPSSPQKSQQSKTCESEPSSPSHIKSTSKVTSVRMKFESESQKQPQSRPSKTPPPVQPKPSVKKLQESKLPVYHFFTDQKTSKVTETSQEERIQNNNEDAADSALTSPKSPKLFSNKNVPNVSPQKTFSEINSDANKVTTDVSRIDSDDVINKNLRKKSDTQIPIRTTFNSNDNDPPKKYPVTKPSQIPTLSKNKSLGASATLPNENVTFEILDNIPKDSNSNNLLCSKDILEEVITPPAAAATKENFKGIKRLPVYVSLQVGRQAEREAKGGLHAVKQKSVSGLGPLSPDDDTLEQISFIDSSGKSPVTPDTPSSEEVSYDLTAKTPDGFMELMPDKPSPIMEVPEELEQDDQGKAIISFQKTTPGIQTSISADLANANMQEALMTDNYPRLENSSILNGYDEKAGQETSKDKGVAYIEFPPPPPLDLSETSDPDRKGSCASSETETEMMEVNLQEEQEKMLIEPIIRIQPPSPVPPEVDDSQSNGDDDADEESVFHPIPSKKFTFKAPREEDQQRREKENQKKHDKNGNNNEPLIGINGSNGSNGSNGNGEDYECEQNGNDQSITDCSLATTAEFSHDTDATEIDSLDGYDLQDEDDGMYEQADLKSLAGLDSRRDVWATDSFRPLDRSFPQTKLEVIEEEKTPEECLKDQKDIASDGGNDVPKDSVDMNGQKLSAKEGFSETYFSYKLEEEFNSPFKTVATKGLDFDPWPSKGAEEDIVDMGGTQASNGEPKPFGRAVDEQSQATTPDSTPARTPTDDSTPTSEPNPFPFHEGKMFEMTRSGAIDMSKRDMVEERLQFFQIGPQSPCERTDLRMAIVADHLGLSWTELARELDFSVEEINSIRVENPNSLTAQSFMLLKKWVHRDGKNATTDTLTAVLNKINRLDIVTLLEGPIFDYGNISGTRCFADDNAVIPDQCDGYHQIDAELRTPPELNCAPPTPLCSDDFFRKGGDGVVDSPSRPSELSLVGNPPLVRVEDTSESPDNDRRAAQRRTMFEGAYAPYERQGGCPEEEDEMTQERLQSLLEDIKLEGEGLEDEEMTEEKVHAILEQVRQAEKDFCSLPGWSESDAVAAVDEATAEPGHAVEEGSPDSLVDSLEQPAPSSKKEEEEQGGDRSARRVQWAQNVQCEHVFDDEEEEVEEELEAEESSSEETTVTTRVFRRRVILKGEEARNVPGESVTEEQFTDSDGNLVTRKVIRKVVRRVVGSEQKDEVGEEAGAVVAVAPSGGAVVGKGKRRGKRSRQGHKGKKSHS